The following coding sequences are from one Candidatus Kinetoplastibacterium galatii TCC219 window:
- the yidD gene encoding membrane protein insertion efficiency factor YidD translates to MQNVLITLIKLYKYLISPLIGKQCRFNPSCSTYAIDAINKYGNIKGVYLTILRILRCNPFFKGGNDKIP, encoded by the coding sequence ATGCAAAACGTACTAATTACACTTATTAAACTTTATAAATATTTGATAAGCCCATTAATTGGAAAACAGTGCAGATTTAATCCATCATGTTCCACGTATGCTATAGATGCTATAAATAAATATGGAAATATTAAAGGAGTTTATCTAACTATTCTACGTATCTTAAGATGCAACCCATTCTTCAAAGGTGGGAATGACAAAATACCTTAA